Proteins from one Amycolatopsis benzoatilytica AK 16/65 genomic window:
- a CDS encoding pilus assembly protein TadG-related protein, whose translation MTVRGLGCWWRAGRGQLTAFVVTVMLGLLAMAGLSLDGGLALATRIRADGEAESAARAGAQAVDIAAYRATGRIRLDAARADMLARRYLEGIAAAGTVAVGGDTVTVEVTRTYRTQLLSLIGVRDIPTRGHGAAHPQRGITGLEP comes from the coding sequence GTGACCGTCCGCGGGCTCGGGTGTTGGTGGCGTGCGGGCCGCGGCCAGCTGACGGCGTTCGTCGTGACCGTGATGCTCGGGCTGCTGGCCATGGCCGGGCTGAGCCTCGACGGCGGCCTCGCGCTCGCCACCCGCATCCGCGCCGACGGCGAGGCCGAGTCCGCGGCCCGCGCCGGCGCCCAAGCCGTCGACATCGCCGCCTACCGGGCCACCGGCCGGATCCGCCTGGACGCCGCCCGCGCCGACATGCTCGCCCGCCGCTACCTCGAGGGCATCGCAGCGGCGGGCACGGTCGCCGTCGGCGGCGACACCGTCACGGTCGAGGTCACCCGTACCTACCGCACCCAGCTGCTGTCGCTGATCGGCGTCCGCGACATCCCGACGCGCGGGCACGGCGCAGCGCATCCGCAACGCGGCATCACCGGACTCGAACCCTGA
- a CDS encoding TadE/TadG family type IV pilus assembly protein: protein MTRHTSPVRVASFADGPDTLVLNPAVSSARWTRERVRAAVRPGGVAAGLLGAAFTAAAVIGAGHGWAGAGACAGAVVALAVTGISAWRNAAGLLTEHRHPVPSLQCRIERRRGEFFYRLRDFRDLSPAVCKTVSDLLACVNELHRSRATAWLDPTVLEQAHIAVWDVLCCLDRTRDARTLAAELAHDSSRADLADLARVAVERIDRSAAEVAARLRSCTCLTRAWEDKLARRDQAARTERVLAELPRLDDVTRMAAAAEDLSRGVFAYITAARDLTGTGPFAWELPRSAWPDLAANRAATAAPDDADCSAAERRGDGRRSDRGSATAEAVLLAPVLVLVMVFVAVVVHRGVDARLRLDDAAHQAARAASLQRSSPAAARAAQDTAQAALARAGVACRNLQTTTSAGLTAGMPVTVGISCTVDFGAGRPLGVPASLAMHASASEIVDLHRSSPGGGTP, encoded by the coding sequence ATGACCAGACACACCTCGCCGGTGCGCGTCGCGTCGTTCGCCGACGGCCCGGACACCTTGGTGCTCAACCCGGCCGTGTCCTCGGCCCGCTGGACCCGGGAGCGCGTCCGCGCCGCGGTGCGCCCGGGCGGCGTCGCGGCCGGGCTGCTCGGGGCGGCCTTCACCGCTGCCGCCGTCATCGGCGCAGGACACGGCTGGGCAGGCGCGGGCGCGTGCGCTGGGGCCGTCGTCGCGCTGGCCGTCACCGGAATCAGCGCGTGGAGAAACGCCGCCGGCCTGCTCACCGAGCACCGCCACCCCGTCCCGTCACTGCAGTGCCGGATCGAGCGTCGCCGAGGCGAGTTCTTCTACCGGCTCCGCGACTTCCGGGACCTCTCGCCGGCCGTCTGCAAGACGGTGTCCGATCTCCTCGCCTGCGTGAACGAGCTGCACCGTTCCCGCGCAACGGCCTGGCTGGACCCGACCGTCCTGGAACAGGCCCACATCGCGGTCTGGGACGTCCTGTGCTGCCTCGACAGGACACGCGATGCCCGCACGCTGGCGGCCGAACTCGCGCACGACTCATCCCGGGCCGACCTCGCCGACCTCGCCCGGGTCGCGGTCGAGCGCATCGACCGCAGTGCCGCGGAGGTCGCGGCCCGGCTGCGCAGCTGCACCTGCTTGACCCGGGCCTGGGAGGACAAGCTCGCCCGTCGTGACCAGGCGGCCCGGACCGAACGCGTGCTCGCCGAACTGCCCCGACTCGACGACGTGACCCGGATGGCCGCGGCCGCCGAGGACCTGTCGCGCGGGGTCTTCGCCTACATCACCGCGGCACGCGATCTCACCGGCACCGGACCGTTCGCCTGGGAACTCCCGCGGTCGGCCTGGCCGGACCTCGCGGCGAACCGAGCCGCGACTGCCGCGCCGGACGATGCCGATTGCAGCGCGGCGGAGCGCCGCGGGGACGGTCGACGGTCGGATCGGGGGTCGGCGACGGCGGAGGCGGTCCTGCTGGCGCCGGTGCTGGTGCTGGTGATGGTGTTCGTCGCCGTGGTGGTGCACCGCGGCGTCGATGCGCGCCTGCGGCTCGACGACGCTGCCCACCAGGCAGCGCGCGCCGCGAGCCTGCAACGTTCGAGCCCCGCGGCCGCACGCGCCGCGCAGGACACCGCACAGGCGGCGTTGGCCCGCGCCGGCGTCGCATGCCGGAACCTGCAGACCACGACCAGCGCCGGCCTCACCGCCGGGATGCCCGTCACGGTCGGCATTTCCTGCACGGTCGACTTCGGTGCGGGCCGCCCGCTGGGCGTGCCGGCGAGCCTCGCGATGCACGCGAGCGCCAGCGAGATCGTCGACCTTCACCGGTCCTCGCCCGGCGGCGGCACGCCGTGA